In Bernardetia sp., a genomic segment contains:
- a CDS encoding M13 family metallopeptidase has translation MKYSIYKVGTLALGLTFGLGLTSCNEPKKSTANETTEEVATTEDNKPTDYLAIDLANFDTTFRPQDDFFMYVNGSWLKNNPIPASETRWTSFSEILERNREILKRVAENAANNNSVDPNSAEGHVAMIYKSGMNEAKREELGMTPLNPYLEAINNATTLEEFLSVSANQKAVAGGLFGTYVTADEKNSSTNALYMYQGGTSLPKAYYETADLKDKLTAFEKHVSNMFVLMGESEEDATKKAKNVVAIETALAKASRTPAERRDTEKNYNKMTFAELQKLSPNVDWKAHLSAIGVPNIESVEHVILGEPEFFEALSKTLKNNSLDALKDYQKYQLASNFSDFLNKDFEQESFDFYNKTMRGQSEMQERWKKVLRVIDRGVGHSLGQLYVKEAFSPKAKERAEIMIKDVRTAFEDHIKNLEWMGEDTKKQALTKLAAITTKIGYPDTWKTYEGLELSADNYAQNFMNASKWWMNDNLSKVGQPVDKTEWHMTPSTVNAYYNPTSNEIVFPAGILQPPFFSEYADDAVNYGGIGAVIGHEISHGFDDQGSQYDAEGNMNNWWTDTDKKQFQERTTSLVNQYSDYTVLDGINVKGDATLGENIADLGGMAVAYDALQKAWARDGKPESQDGLTPEQRFFVSWAQIWRVNFTDDELRNRIETDYHSPGMFRANGPLSNFEPFFTAFDVKEGDKMRREKQIVIW, from the coding sequence ATGAAATATTCTATCTACAAAGTAGGTACGCTTGCCCTTGGTCTTACATTCGGCTTAGGACTGACTTCTTGCAACGAACCTAAAAAGTCCACAGCTAACGAAACCACAGAAGAAGTAGCAACAACAGAAGACAACAAACCTACTGATTATTTAGCTATAGACTTGGCTAACTTTGACACTACCTTTCGTCCACAAGACGATTTCTTTATGTATGTAAATGGAAGTTGGCTTAAAAACAATCCGATTCCAGCTTCTGAAACTCGTTGGACAAGTTTTAGTGAGATTTTGGAAAGAAACAGAGAAATCTTGAAGCGTGTGGCAGAAAATGCTGCTAACAACAATTCTGTAGATCCAAATTCTGCTGAAGGACACGTAGCCATGATTTATAAAAGTGGTATGAATGAAGCCAAGCGTGAAGAACTTGGAATGACTCCACTTAATCCGTATTTGGAAGCTATCAATAATGCTACAACACTAGAAGAATTTTTAAGTGTTTCAGCCAATCAGAAAGCTGTAGCAGGTGGTCTTTTTGGAACGTATGTAACAGCAGACGAAAAAAATAGCTCTACCAACGCACTTTATATGTATCAAGGTGGAACTTCACTTCCAAAAGCCTATTACGAAACAGCAGATTTAAAAGATAAACTAACTGCCTTTGAAAAACACGTTTCAAATATGTTTGTCTTGATGGGAGAAAGTGAAGAAGATGCTACTAAAAAAGCCAAAAATGTAGTCGCTATCGAAACGGCACTTGCTAAGGCTTCTCGCACGCCAGCTGAACGCAGAGACACAGAAAAGAATTATAATAAAATGACTTTTGCTGAACTTCAAAAACTCTCTCCAAATGTAGATTGGAAGGCACATTTGTCAGCTATTGGAGTTCCAAATATTGAGAGTGTAGAACATGTAATTTTGGGTGAGCCAGAATTTTTTGAAGCATTGAGCAAAACGTTAAAAAATAACTCTTTAGATGCACTTAAAGATTATCAAAAATATCAGTTGGCAAGTAACTTTTCAGACTTCTTGAATAAAGACTTTGAACAAGAATCTTTTGACTTCTACAACAAAACCATGCGTGGACAAAGCGAAATGCAAGAGCGTTGGAAAAAAGTATTGCGTGTCATTGATAGAGGTGTAGGACATTCTTTAGGGCAGCTTTATGTAAAAGAAGCATTTAGTCCGAAAGCAAAAGAGCGTGCAGAAATTATGATAAAAGATGTACGTACTGCCTTTGAAGACCATATCAAAAATTTAGAATGGATGGGAGAAGACACTAAAAAACAAGCCTTGACAAAACTTGCTGCCATCACAACAAAAATAGGCTACCCAGATACTTGGAAAACGTATGAAGGACTTGAACTTTCAGCAGACAACTATGCTCAAAACTTCATGAATGCCAGCAAATGGTGGATGAATGATAACCTTAGCAAAGTAGGTCAGCCAGTAGATAAAACAGAGTGGCACATGACACCTTCAACAGTAAATGCGTATTATAATCCAACGAGCAACGAAATTGTATTTCCTGCTGGAATTCTTCAACCTCCATTCTTTAGCGAATATGCAGACGATGCTGTAAACTATGGTGGCATTGGTGCTGTTATCGGACACGAAATTTCTCACGGTTTCGACGACCAAGGAAGTCAGTATGATGCAGAAGGAAATATGAATAACTGGTGGACAGATACAGATAAAAAACAATTTCAAGAACGCACAACTTCACTTGTGAATCAGTATAGTGATTATACAGTTTTAGATGGAATCAATGTAAAAGGAGATGCTACACTTGGAGAAAATATTGCTGATTTGGGTGGAATGGCAGTAGCGTATGATGCTCTTCAAAAAGCGTGGGCAAGAGATGGGAAGCCAGAATCTCAAGACGGACTCACTCCAGAACAGCGTTTCTTTGTGAGTTGGGCGCAAATTTGGCGTGTAAACTTTACAGATGATGAGCTTCGCAATCGTATAGAAACAGATTATCACTCTCCAGGTATGTTCCGTGCCAATGGACCTCTCAGTAACTTTGAACCTTTCTTTACTGCCTTTGATGTAAAAGAAGGCGACAAAATGCGTAGAGAAAAGCAAATTGTGATTTGGTAG
- a CDS encoding RluA family pseudouridine synthase gives MSVPKEEKKAKKEFVFPLKVLFEDDYLAIIHKPAGILVSGNSFKTIANALPQNLKKSTQPDVTTPQPVHRLDYGTTGVLLVGKTASSIRALNKLFEDKEIQKKYFAVTIGKMEAPLKQERIIDSEIDGKEAITEYKVFKSVVSERFGFLNIVILRPKTGRRHQLRKHLASIGNPILGDKEYGKEGLILTGKGIYLHASKLLFSHPFTDELVSVTDKINGLRLPTKFSKLFHNSK, from the coding sequence TTGTCTGTTCCAAAAGAAGAAAAAAAGGCTAAAAAAGAGTTTGTATTTCCCTTGAAAGTCCTTTTTGAAGATGATTATTTGGCTATTATTCACAAGCCTGCTGGTATTTTGGTAAGTGGAAATAGCTTCAAAACGATTGCTAATGCACTTCCTCAAAACCTCAAAAAAAGCACACAGCCAGACGTTACTACACCACAGCCTGTACATCGCCTAGATTACGGTACAACAGGAGTTTTGCTTGTTGGAAAAACAGCTAGTAGTATTCGTGCGTTGAACAAACTTTTTGAAGATAAAGAAATACAAAAGAAATATTTTGCTGTGACGATAGGGAAAATGGAAGCACCGTTGAAACAGGAAAGAATAATTGATTCAGAAATAGATGGAAAAGAAGCCATCACAGAATACAAAGTTTTTAAGTCCGTAGTTTCAGAGCGATTTGGATTTCTAAACATAGTAATACTCAGACCAAAAACAGGCAGAAGGCATCAGCTCCGAAAGCATCTAGCAAGCATTGGAAACCCAATTTTGGGAGATAAAGAATATGGAAAAGAAGGATTAATTTTGACTGGAAAAGGAATTTATCTACACGCTTCCAAACTGCTTTTTTCTCATCCGTTTACAGATGAGTTAGTTTCTGTTACTGATAAAATAAATGGTTTACGCCTGCCTACTAAATTTTCCAAGTTGTTTCATAACAGTAAATAG
- the dcm gene encoding DNA (cytosine-5-)-methyltransferase, producing MKKHYSLSEAAQILGKSKETLRRWDKNGKLEAIREPMSNYRVYKKSQLDLFSEFVEIETEEETDNFVAPNKEYKVLELFAGAGGLAIGLEKAGVKCAALNEMDKWACQTLRENRPNWNILEGDIKNFDFTEYKNSVDIVTGGFPCQAFSYAGKKLGLQDARGTLFYEFARVVQEVNPLICIGENVRGLLSHDKGKTLEGMISILDEIGYNVVPVQVLKAIHYKVPQKRERLILVGVRKDIDIKYEYPKPYKKIYNLSDALKKGELFDTDVPNSEGASYPQHKKEVLDLVPPKGYWRDLPIEVQKEFMGKSFYLGGGKTGMARRIGWDEPCLTLTCSPAQKQTERCHPDETRPFTVREYARIQTFPDDWKFMGSVSQQYKQIGNAVPCNLGEEIGYSVIRFLNEYYSLSKPK from the coding sequence ATGAAAAAACATTATTCACTTTCGGAGGCTGCCCAAATATTAGGAAAAAGTAAAGAAACATTGAGAAGATGGGATAAAAATGGAAAGTTAGAGGCTATCCGTGAACCAATGAGTAATTACAGAGTATATAAAAAATCTCAATTAGATTTATTTTCAGAGTTTGTAGAGATAGAAACAGAAGAAGAGACAGACAATTTTGTCGCTCCAAATAAAGAATATAAAGTTTTGGAGCTTTTTGCTGGTGCTGGTGGCTTGGCGATTGGACTAGAAAAGGCAGGGGTAAAATGTGCTGCATTAAATGAAATGGATAAATGGGCTTGCCAGACATTGAGAGAAAACAGACCCAACTGGAATATTTTGGAAGGAGATATAAAAAACTTTGACTTTACAGAATATAAAAATAGCGTTGATATTGTTACAGGAGGGTTTCCTTGCCAAGCCTTTAGCTACGCAGGAAAAAAATTAGGGCTTCAAGATGCAAGAGGAACACTATTCTATGAGTTTGCAAGAGTAGTACAAGAAGTTAATCCTCTTATTTGTATTGGAGAAAATGTCAGAGGACTTCTTTCACACGACAAAGGCAAGACGTTAGAAGGTATGATTTCTATTTTGGATGAAATAGGCTACAACGTAGTACCAGTACAGGTTTTGAAAGCTATTCATTATAAAGTCCCACAAAAAAGAGAGCGCTTAATTTTGGTAGGAGTTAGAAAGGATATTGACATAAAATATGAATATCCAAAACCATATAAAAAAATCTATAATTTGTCTGATGCTTTAAAAAAAGGAGAATTATTTGACACAGATGTTCCAAATTCAGAAGGAGCAAGCTATCCACAACATAAAAAAGAAGTCTTAGATTTAGTTCCACCAAAGGGATATTGGAGAGATTTACCTATTGAGGTTCAAAAAGAATTTATGGGAAAGAGTTTTTATTTGGGAGGTGGAAAAACAGGAATGGCTCGTAGAATTGGTTGGGACGAACCTTGTCTTACTCTTACTTGTAGTCCAGCACAAAAACAAACCGAACGTTGCCACCCAGACGAAACCAGACCTTTTACCGTTAGAGAATACGCTAGAATACAGACTTTTCCTGACGATTGGAAGTTCATGGGTTCAGTCTCGCAGCAGTATAAGCAAATAGGTAATGCTGTTCCTTGTAATTTGGGGGAAGAAATTGGTTATTCTGTGATAAGATTTTTAAATGAATATTACAGCTTATCAAAACCTAAGTAA
- a CDS encoding Eco47II family restriction endonuclease yields MANKYLSYISDEHLLNCIGNLHTAYLAAKNNISKKKFYSQKIDTIKLTFDSKFNEMDEETLIKAEIARQIDKSINNAIGTFHEEILGGINGYQRGNSSGYDIKATDDSLFADIKNKHNTMNSSSAESLYQKLQKFADVYPNSKCYWVQIWAKGSFNQRWFGKINGSNYNHDRVYKISGDKFYALLTGKQNALFELYKVLPKAIEDYLQSIEKSSKKTQNSAFDEIKKSSQESGRSILDEITFENFGYYLGFDKL; encoded by the coding sequence ATGGCAAACAAATATTTATCATATATTTCTGACGAACATCTTTTGAATTGTATTGGAAATCTTCATACTGCATATTTAGCTGCAAAAAATAATATTTCTAAAAAGAAATTCTACAGTCAGAAGATAGATACAATCAAGCTAACCTTTGATTCGAAATTTAATGAAATGGATGAAGAAACCTTGATAAAAGCAGAAATTGCAAGACAAATAGATAAGTCTATAAATAACGCCATAGGAACATTTCACGAGGAAATTTTGGGAGGGATTAATGGCTATCAGCGAGGGAACTCAAGTGGTTATGATATCAAAGCTACTGATGATTCTCTTTTTGCTGACATCAAAAACAAGCATAACACAATGAATAGCAGTTCTGCTGAAAGTCTATATCAAAAGCTACAGAAGTTTGCAGACGTGTACCCTAATTCAAAATGTTATTGGGTTCAGATTTGGGCAAAAGGTAGTTTTAATCAGAGGTGGTTTGGAAAAATAAATGGAAGCAACTACAATCACGATAGAGTTTATAAAATCTCTGGAGATAAGTTTTATGCACTCCTTACAGGTAAACAAAATGCTTTATTTGAACTATACAAAGTCTTACCTAAAGCAATTGAAGATTATTTACAAAGTATAGAAAAAAGTAGTAAGAAAACTCAAAATTCTGCATTTGATGAAATAAAGAAATCTTCTCAAGAATCTGGAAGAAGTATTTTAGATGAGATTACCTTTGAGAATTTTGGTTATTACTTAGGTTTTGATAAGCTGTAA
- a CDS encoding polyprenyl synthetase family protein, with product MSLKRIQAPIASEMKVFEQKFRDFMRSDVMLLDKITNYIVKSKGKQMRPMFVFLSAGICGTIGETTYRGASLVELLHTATLVHDDVVDESNYRRGFFSINALWKNKVAVLVGDYLLSRGLLLSIDNGDFELLRIVSNAVREMSEGELLQIEKSRKLDITEEVYFEIIRQKTATLISACCGVGAASSGADTEIINLMKDFGEKIGIAFQIKDDLFDYGTAEVGKPLGIDIKERKMTLPLIYALKNASVSDRKHIIYLVKNKNNKADKINEVIEFVRQSGGIDYTKNVMQSYYQDAIKMLDAFPTSAHKTSLMELVKYAIEREK from the coding sequence ATGAGTCTTAAACGCATACAAGCTCCCATTGCATCAGAAATGAAAGTCTTCGAACAAAAATTTAGAGACTTTATGCGTTCCGACGTTATGCTTTTAGACAAAATAACCAATTATATTGTCAAGAGTAAGGGAAAGCAAATGCGTCCGATGTTTGTCTTTCTTTCCGCAGGAATATGTGGAACAATAGGCGAAACTACATATCGTGGTGCTTCTTTGGTAGAACTTTTACACACAGCAACTCTCGTACACGACGATGTAGTAGATGAGTCGAATTATAGACGAGGTTTTTTCTCTATCAATGCACTTTGGAAAAACAAAGTTGCCGTTTTGGTGGGAGATTATTTACTTTCTCGTGGTTTGCTACTCTCTATCGATAATGGAGATTTTGAGCTTTTACGTATCGTTTCAAATGCTGTTAGGGAAATGAGTGAGGGCGAACTGCTACAAATTGAAAAATCAAGAAAGCTAGACATTACAGAAGAAGTTTATTTTGAAATTATTAGACAAAAAACGGCTACACTGATTTCTGCGTGTTGTGGTGTGGGTGCAGCTTCGTCTGGTGCAGATACAGAAATTATCAACTTAATGAAAGACTTTGGTGAAAAAATAGGCATTGCCTTTCAGATAAAAGATGATTTGTTTGATTATGGAACTGCCGAAGTAGGAAAGCCTTTAGGAATAGACATCAAAGAAAGAAAAATGACATTGCCTTTGATTTATGCTCTCAAAAATGCGTCTGTTTCTGATAGAAAACATATTATTTATTTAGTAAAGAATAAAAATAACAAAGCAGACAAAATAAACGAAGTCATAGAATTTGTAAGACAGTCAGGGGGAATAGATTACACCAAAAACGTAATGCAAAGTTATTATCAAGACGCTATCAAAATGCTAGATGCTTTTCCAACTTCAGCACACAAAACTTCACTTATGGAACTTGTCAAGTATGCGATTGAGAGGGAGAAGTAG
- a CDS encoding DUF1573 domain-containing protein, which yields MNKIIGTFLIFGMSSLFVACSGEKKSEASTEDATASTEIANTVTDDATTAEVTNTEVVANLAAIEFEETVHDFGTIQEGEKVEHIFKFKNTGDVPLILTAVQPSCGCTASDYTKDPVAPGAEGTISLTFDSKGKPGNVNKTATVKANIEGGQTLISFKGNVVGEQSGAPYK from the coding sequence ATGAATAAAATCATAGGAACGTTTCTTATCTTCGGAATGAGCAGTCTTTTTGTAGCTTGTTCGGGTGAAAAGAAATCAGAAGCAAGTACAGAAGACGCTACTGCAAGTACAGAAATTGCAAACACAGTAACTGATGATGCTACTACAGCAGAAGTTACAAATACAGAAGTGGTTGCTAATTTAGCTGCTATTGAGTTTGAAGAAACTGTACACGATTTTGGAACTATCCAAGAAGGCGAAAAAGTAGAACATATTTTCAAATTCAAAAATACTGGAGATGTGCCTCTTATCCTTACAGCCGTTCAACCATCTTGTGGTTGTACTGCATCAGACTATACAAAAGACCCTGTTGCTCCAGGAGCAGAAGGTACTATTTCACTTACTTTTGATTCTAAAGGTAAGCCAGGAAACGTAAACAAAACTGCTACTGTAAAAGCTAATATTGAAGGAGGACAAACGCTAATTTCTTTCAAAGGAAATGTAGTAGGAGAGCAGTCTGGTGCGCCATATAAATAA
- a CDS encoding YtxH domain-containing protein, which translates to MKSSHIGWLAGVVGAAAIGTFFGVLYAPDKGKNTRSRLNYRLYRTRDRVNSLLEKINSTDENVFSKEAQEEGKKIIAELSERTEDLSSEIDALISQIRTQK; encoded by the coding sequence ATGAAGTCATCGCATATCGGCTGGCTCGCTGGCGTAGTGGGAGCAGCAGCTATCGGAACATTTTTTGGAGTTTTATATGCCCCAGACAAGGGCAAGAATACTCGTAGTCGCCTCAACTATCGCTTGTATCGTACTCGTGATAGAGTAAATTCACTTTTAGAGAAAATTAATTCGACAGACGAAAATGTATTTTCGAAAGAAGCACAAGAAGAAGGCAAAAAAATAATTGCTGAACTTAGCGAACGTACTGAAGATTTGAGTTCTGAAATAGATGCGCTCATCTCTCAAATCCGTACTCAAAAATAG
- the nusB gene encoding transcription antitermination factor NusB: MLNRRILRLKAMQALYALEQAQRSNYQLALDYIHQKFEPNLNSMVIPTAEEVAEKRALGKKLFEENYQNESLKSESQNSEVDVAVSEAMRMYNTQIQKERRHQKQEMLIKTEGIHDDYLKLLKLLIELANLSEADYNSRKARQYAKEVVFDSELNFTNNSLINHLRKHEELKELLIGTSWTTETIKHWFKILKEEEFYKTYTSLENPTFPQEQEFVVTLARDFVMKNEILDSYFDENDIYWSENRTVLRNMLLKTVKNIEKENIEENKPVELYLLSRNWEDDREFFEELFQNTVNESLENEELIGNRLKNWDINRVAITDVLILKMAISEMLHCPSIPVKVTINEYVELAKNYSTPKSKEFVNGILDTISEYLLSEGKIKKSGRGLLDNQ, translated from the coding sequence ATGTTAAATCGTCGTATTTTACGCCTGAAAGCTATGCAGGCATTGTATGCTTTAGAGCAAGCACAACGTTCCAACTACCAGTTAGCTTTGGACTATATCCATCAAAAATTTGAACCTAATCTCAATTCGATGGTCATTCCAACAGCCGAAGAAGTAGCTGAAAAACGAGCATTGGGCAAAAAACTTTTTGAAGAAAATTATCAGAACGAAAGTCTGAAATCGGAGAGTCAAAATTCAGAAGTAGATGTAGCTGTAAGTGAAGCTATGCGTATGTACAATACTCAAATACAGAAAGAAAGAAGACATCAAAAACAAGAAATGCTTATCAAAACAGAAGGCATTCACGACGATTACTTAAAACTTCTAAAACTTTTAATAGAGCTTGCCAATCTTTCAGAAGCTGACTATAACTCTCGTAAGGCAAGGCAATATGCTAAAGAAGTTGTATTTGATTCAGAGTTAAACTTTACCAATAATTCTCTTATCAATCATTTGAGAAAGCATGAGGAACTCAAAGAACTCTTGATAGGAACATCTTGGACTACCGAAACCATAAAACATTGGTTCAAAATATTGAAAGAAGAAGAGTTTTACAAAACTTATACCTCATTAGAAAACCCTACTTTTCCACAAGAGCAAGAGTTTGTCGTAACATTGGCAAGAGATTTTGTTATGAAAAATGAAATCTTGGATAGTTATTTTGATGAAAACGATATTTACTGGTCAGAAAACCGTACTGTGCTTCGCAATATGCTACTCAAGACAGTTAAGAATATAGAGAAAGAAAATATTGAAGAAAACAAACCTGTAGAACTTTACTTGCTTTCTCGTAATTGGGAAGACGATAGAGAATTTTTTGAAGAACTTTTTCAAAATACAGTAAACGAAAGCCTAGAAAATGAAGAACTTATTGGCAACAGACTAAAAAACTGGGACATCAATAGAGTAGCCATAACAGATGTACTTATCTTGAAAATGGCAATTAGTGAAATGTTGCATTGCCCAAGTATTCCAGTAAAAGTTACAATAAATGAATATGTAGAACTTGCCAAAAATTACAGTACTCCAAAAAGTAAGGAGTTTGTCAATGGTATTTTAGACACTATTTCAGAATATTTATTGAGCGAGGGCAAAATAAAGAAAAGTGGTCGTGGTCTTTTAGATAATCAGTAG
- a CDS encoding 7TM diverse intracellular signaling domain-containing protein yields MKFSKLLLFLCLVLIFSPALSQKTNKTGKVSIDTPVETYSNTIFDIKNENVVQDSLLKKAYVYVDCNQEKRFEEIVRLQNDFFQYSDTVNWNPNCTYWVKITIKNTLPHEHEWVLHLGKDLNFVDVFDPMPALNEYRHKRNGIFVSPSERDIDEMVSQTKVKISFLPKSQKTLFIRYENINNRPMKADLKLIKKDKFEQDVKYRNLTQGVFQGFIWIMVFYNFLIFILNKEKVYLYYSFYLLGTGLFLMVMSSLALDGINGELFHFIWYFAGLCVAFYFLFMRSFLKTKILVPKLDKAIKAAIYIQFGVVAFVMLYHFTYNIKLIAILYFISIGVQSLFILVLLICLLFVINRKRNRKKVNKKLIYFFLAGSLALIFGAATGNILNFLDLVPRAVGGAVIQIGIVAEILLFSMGLGYRMKLNEREKQKTQSRLIAQLKANQALQNTLNQELEEKVIERTQEIEAQKEQINKKNEQLTETNKKMTDSITYAARIQGAILGDTEAIEKELGDAFILFHPRDIVSGDFYWLRKITIEETTYKIFVVADCTGHGVPGAFMTVMGVDSLDEIVNNQKTWQPHQILYKLDERITTATTQRQNKGSKIRDGMDIVILVFEEGTNKAYFAGAKNPLFHIRGNEHLLTKGSMSPIGGTSRKEKSFSMHEITYQKGDIFYMYSDGFQDQFGGEKGMKYMSKIFRKKLIEISNLPMKTQKEILDREFLKWKGDYTQTDDVILAGIRM; encoded by the coding sequence ATGAAGTTCTCCAAACTATTATTATTTCTTTGTCTTGTACTCATATTTTCTCCTGCTCTGTCTCAAAAGACTAACAAAACAGGTAAAGTGAGTATAGATACACCTGTCGAAACTTATTCAAATACTATTTTTGATATAAAGAATGAAAATGTTGTTCAAGATAGTCTGCTCAAAAAGGCGTATGTGTATGTAGATTGTAATCAAGAGAAACGCTTTGAAGAAATTGTTAGGCTACAAAATGACTTTTTTCAGTATTCTGATACAGTAAACTGGAATCCTAACTGTACCTATTGGGTAAAAATTACTATCAAAAATACACTTCCTCACGAACACGAGTGGGTATTGCACTTAGGAAAAGATTTGAATTTTGTAGATGTATTTGACCCTATGCCAGCCCTAAATGAATACAGACACAAACGCAATGGCATTTTTGTTTCTCCTTCTGAAAGAGATATTGATGAGATGGTATCTCAAACCAAAGTAAAAATTAGTTTTTTACCAAAGTCTCAAAAAACCCTCTTTATTCGTTATGAAAATATCAATAACCGTCCGATGAAGGCAGATTTGAAACTCATAAAGAAAGACAAGTTTGAGCAAGATGTAAAATATAGAAACCTAACACAAGGCGTTTTTCAAGGCTTTATTTGGATAATGGTCTTTTATAACTTCTTAATTTTTATCTTGAACAAGGAAAAAGTATATCTCTACTACTCTTTTTATCTTTTAGGAACAGGCTTGTTTTTGATGGTCATGAGCAGTTTAGCTCTTGATGGTATCAATGGAGAGCTATTTCATTTTATATGGTATTTTGCAGGGCTTTGTGTAGCATTTTACTTCTTATTCATGCGTTCTTTTTTAAAGACAAAAATACTTGTTCCAAAATTAGACAAAGCTATCAAAGCAGCCATTTATATACAATTTGGTGTGGTGGCTTTTGTGATGCTATATCATTTTACTTATAATATAAAGCTAATTGCAATTCTATATTTCATTTCTATTGGAGTACAGTCTTTATTTATTTTGGTGCTACTAATTTGTCTTTTGTTCGTCATTAATCGTAAAAGAAATAGAAAAAAGGTAAATAAAAAACTTATCTATTTTTTCTTGGCTGGTTCATTGGCTCTCATTTTTGGAGCAGCTACTGGAAATATTCTCAACTTCTTAGACCTTGTTCCTAGAGCTGTCGGAGGAGCAGTAATACAAATCGGAATTGTTGCAGAAATTCTACTTTTTTCTATGGGTTTGGGCTACCGAATGAAACTCAATGAGAGAGAAAAACAAAAAACACAAAGCAGACTCATTGCTCAACTCAAAGCAAACCAAGCTCTACAAAACACACTTAATCAAGAGCTTGAAGAAAAAGTAATAGAACGCACACAAGAAATTGAAGCGCAAAAAGAACAAATCAATAAGAAAAATGAGCAGCTTACTGAAACCAATAAAAAAATGACAGACAGCATTACGTATGCAGCACGCATACAAGGTGCAATCTTGGGCGATACCGAAGCCATAGAAAAAGAATTAGGAGATGCTTTCATTCTTTTTCATCCTCGTGATATTGTGAGTGGAGATTTTTATTGGCTTAGGAAAATAACGATAGAGGAGACAACCTATAAAATATTTGTTGTGGCAGACTGTACAGGACATGGTGTTCCAGGGGCATTTATGACCGTTATGGGAGTGGATTCTTTAGATGAAATTGTCAATAATCAGAAAACATGGCAACCTCATCAGATTTTGTATAAACTAGATGAGCGAATTACAACAGCTACCACACAACGACAAAATAAAGGTTCAAAAATTAGGGATGGAATGGACATCGTCATTTTAGTTTTTGAAGAAGGAACAAATAAAGCCTATTTTGCTGGGGCAAAAAACCCACTTTTTCATATACGAGGAAACGAACATCTGCTCACAAAAGGTTCTATGTCGCCTATTGGAGGAACATCAAGAAAGGAAAAATCATTCTCTATGCACGAGATTACCTACCAAAAAGGAGATATTTTTTATATGTATTCTGATGGCTTTCAAGACCAATTTGGAGGAGAAAAGGGAATGAAGTATATGAGTAAAATATTTAGGAAAAAACTTATTGAAATTTCTAATCTACCCATGAAAACACAAAAAGAAATTTTAGATAGAGAATTTTTGAAATGGAAAGGAGATTATACACAAACTGATGATGTAATTTTGGCTGGAATAAGAATGTAG